The Methanoculleus thermophilus genome includes a window with the following:
- a CDS encoding adenosylhomocysteinase → MESGDLKIAWARQYMPVLASIRKRFVEERPFSGMTIGMALHVEAKTAVLVETLAAGGAEVHITGCNPLSTQDDVSMALNTREGIHSYARRGASVEEYYAAIDRVLDASPAITIDDGMDLIYRIHTERQEVLDTVIGGCEETTTGIHRLRAMERDGALKFPVIAVNDTPMKHFFDNVHGTGESSLASIMITTNVLVAGKRFVVAGYGYCGRGLAQKARSLGARVIVTEVDPRRALQAHMDGFDVMTMDQAAPLGDIFVTTTGNTSIITERHFPNLNDGAILANAGHFNVEIDVDWLESHSDSIVRRDGIDTYILGGKTIHVLAEGRLVNLATPKGMGHPIEVMDLSFAVQALSAEFVAKHGRKLAPGVHDVPSAIDEEVARLKLAALGLSIDRLTPEQEKYMASWAIGT, encoded by the coding sequence ATGGAGTCAGGAGACCTGAAAATTGCATGGGCGCGGCAGTATATGCCGGTACTCGCGTCCATTCGGAAGCGCTTCGTCGAGGAGAGACCTTTCTCCGGTATGACCATCGGCATGGCCCTGCATGTCGAGGCAAAGACTGCGGTGCTGGTCGAGACTCTTGCAGCGGGTGGAGCTGAGGTGCATATCACAGGGTGCAACCCCCTCTCGACCCAGGATGATGTCTCGATGGCGCTCAATACCCGGGAAGGGATTCACTCCTATGCTCGCCGGGGTGCAAGCGTCGAGGAGTACTATGCGGCCATCGACCGGGTGCTCGATGCCAGCCCTGCGATCACCATCGACGACGGCATGGACCTCATTTACCGCATCCATACCGAGCGCCAGGAAGTGCTTGATACGGTCATCGGCGGGTGCGAGGAGACCACGACTGGCATCCACAGGCTCCGTGCGATGGAGCGGGACGGGGCGCTCAAGTTCCCTGTCATTGCTGTCAATGATACCCCGATGAAGCACTTCTTTGACAACGTACACGGCACCGGGGAGAGTTCGCTCGCCTCGATCATGATCACGACAAACGTCCTCGTCGCTGGCAAGCGGTTTGTTGTCGCGGGCTACGGTTACTGCGGTCGGGGACTCGCGCAGAAAGCACGGAGCCTCGGCGCCCGGGTCATCGTGACCGAGGTCGACCCGAGAAGGGCGCTCCAGGCGCACATGGATGGGTTTGACGTCATGACGATGGACCAGGCGGCGCCGTTAGGTGATATCTTCGTCACCACCACCGGCAATACGAGTATCATCACCGAGCGGCATTTCCCGAACTTAAATGACGGGGCGATCCTTGCGAACGCCGGACACTTCAACGTCGAGATCGACGTCGACTGGCTTGAATCGCACTCGGACTCCATCGTCCGTCGGGACGGTATCGACACATACATCCTCGGCGGCAAGACCATCCACGTTCTTGCCGAAGGCAGGCTCGTGAACCTTGCAACACCGAAGGGGATGGGCCACCCCATCGAGGTGATGGACCTGAGTTTCGCCGTCCAGGCTCTCTCTGCCGAGTTCGTTGCAAAGCATGGGCGTAAACTTGCTCCGGGTGTCCATGACGTCCCGTCCGCCATCGACGAAGAGGTGGCACGGCTGAAACTTGCCGCGCTCGGCCTCTCGATCGACCGGCTGACGCCCGAGCAGGAGAAGTACATGGCCAGCTGGGCTATCGGGACATAA
- the nifB gene encoding nitrogenase cofactor biosynthesis protein NifB, whose product MADESYRTATVQGREVPYDPEQLRKISEHPCYSDKACHAFGRCHLPVAPKCNIQCNYCIRDFDCVNESRPGVTSRVLSPEEALELTRNVIKEHPYVKVIGIAGPGEPLANPETFETLRLVHEEFPHLIMCISTNGLVLPESIEELAKYDVGNVTVTLNAIDPAIGEKIYSWVDYKGKKYYGREAAELLLSQQLKGIEMAVAKKMFVKINTVYIPGINDEHIPEIAKKVGEMGAFTFNVIPLIPQYKFAGITPPTPKEKREMQDRCAPYIKQMRHCARCRADAIGRLGQDIQSCVYQQMKNEKAE is encoded by the coding sequence ATGGCCGATGAATCGTATCGGACCGCGACGGTCCAGGGCAGGGAGGTCCCCTACGATCCAGAGCAACTGCGCAAGATCAGCGAGCACCCCTGTTACTCCGACAAGGCATGCCACGCCTTTGGGCGGTGCCACTTGCCCGTCGCTCCGAAGTGCAATATCCAGTGTAACTACTGTATCCGGGACTTCGACTGCGTGAACGAGAGCCGGCCGGGCGTAACAAGCAGAGTCCTCTCCCCCGAGGAGGCGCTGGAACTCACGAGAAACGTCATCAAGGAACACCCGTATGTAAAAGTGATCGGCATCGCAGGGCCGGGCGAGCCGCTCGCAAACCCCGAGACGTTTGAGACACTGCGGCTGGTCCACGAGGAGTTCCCACATCTGATCATGTGCATCAGCACAAACGGTCTTGTGCTCCCGGAGTCGATCGAGGAACTCGCCAAATACGACGTCGGGAACGTTACGGTCACGCTCAACGCGATCGACCCCGCAATCGGCGAGAAGATCTACTCCTGGGTCGATTACAAGGGAAAGAAGTATTACGGGCGGGAAGCAGCCGAACTCCTCCTCTCTCAGCAACTGAAGGGGATCGAGATGGCGGTTGCAAAGAAGATGTTTGTCAAGATTAACACCGTCTACATCCCCGGAATCAACGATGAGCATATCCCCGAGATTGCAAAGAAGGTCGGAGAGATGGGGGCGTTCACGTTCAACGTCATACCGCTCATCCCGCAGTATAAGTTTGCCGGGATCACGCCGCCAACACCAAAAGAGAAGCGGGAGATGCAGGACCGGTGCGCTCCGTATATCAAGCAGATGCGCCACTGCGCGCGCTGCCGGGCGGATGCCATCGGAAGACTCGGCCAGGACATTCAGTCCTGTGTCTACCAGCAGATGAAGAATGAGAAGGCAGAATAA
- the modA gene encoding molybdate ABC transporter substrate-binding protein codes for MIRTSRVALAAISLLMVAGLLVAGCTTTSAPEQTTLTVFTAASLTGAFTDIGRAYEAQNENVKVEFVFDGSQALRTQIEQGANVDIFVSASTKHMQALQDGGFMVNSTVTPFLENNLALIVPVDNPAGVTGLADLNKSGVKLVIGTKDVPFGDYTRQMLDKLAADSAYGPAYRDAVMANVISEETAVSSVVPKLALGEADAAIVYKSDVSKDDLEKVMRIEIPAVYNVKATYPLGILAESPNKAEAEAFIAFVRGPDGSAILTEYGFDPIPA; via the coding sequence ATGATAAGAACATCCCGGGTAGCTCTTGCTGCCATATCTCTGCTGATGGTCGCCGGTCTCCTGGTCGCCGGGTGTACGACCACCTCCGCACCCGAGCAGACGACCCTGACTGTCTTTACGGCCGCATCGCTCACAGGAGCCTTCACGGATATCGGCAGAGCCTACGAGGCGCAGAACGAGAACGTCAAGGTCGAGTTTGTATTCGACGGCTCACAGGCGCTCCGCACCCAGATCGAACAGGGGGCGAACGTGGATATCTTTGTCTCTGCGAGCACAAAGCACATGCAGGCCCTCCAGGACGGCGGGTTCATGGTGAACAGCACCGTGACACCGTTCCTTGAGAACAATCTCGCCCTGATCGTCCCGGTCGACAACCCGGCAGGGGTCACGGGTCTTGCCGACCTGAACAAATCTGGTGTAAAACTCGTCATCGGCACAAAGGACGTCCCCTTCGGGGACTACACCCGGCAGATGCTCGATAAACTGGCTGCAGACTCCGCATATGGCCCGGCATACCGGGACGCCGTGATGGCAAACGTTATCTCCGAGGAGACGGCGGTGAGCTCCGTGGTGCCCAAGCTCGCGCTCGGTGAGGCGGACGCGGCGATCGTCTACAAGTCGGACGTCTCCAAGGACGACCTCGAGAAAGTGATGCGGATCGAGATCCCGGCCGTGTACAACGTCAAGGCAACCTATCCGCTCGGTATCCTTGCGGAGTCGCCGAACAAGGCCGAGGCAGAGGCATTCATAGCATTCGTCCGGGGCCCGGACGGCAGCGCCATTCTGACTGAGTATGGATTTGACCCGATCCCTGCCTGA
- a CDS encoding tryptophan--tRNA ligase codes for MPSEMNPWSSSQTIDVDRLFAEFGIEPIGEVTQRLPEVPSFMRRGIVVGHRDYHLIADAIRNRTPFHVLTGFMPSGLPHLGHLMVMKEVVWHVQQGGNGYVAIADREAHAVRGISWEKCREYGKEYLKALYALGFKGTTYYQSKNERLKDLAFEASTKVNFSEMAAIYGFGPETSLSHAMSVVTQVADILYPQLDAGPAPTIVPVGLDQDPHIRLTRDVAYKLRMFTVEDRGDHISVRSKNAPDEALEAVHRAFPGSKKYGGHVDLVGLPMSQVEDAVRKIEIAHGGFGFYLPSSTYHIFMPGLQGGKMSSSVPESLIGYYESDKSLKKKVMAALTGGRMTLEEQKRLGGEPDACSVYLLNLFHMLEDDIELADLRRRCESGELTCGQCKKETLERVQAFLAELRDKMDSVEHLAEEV; via the coding sequence ATGCCGTCAGAGATGAATCCGTGGTCGAGCAGTCAGACCATCGATGTAGATCGACTCTTTGCCGAGTTTGGCATCGAACCGATCGGAGAGGTCACGCAGAGACTTCCCGAGGTACCGTCGTTTATGCGCAGAGGTATCGTCGTCGGGCACCGGGACTACCACCTGATAGCCGACGCCATCCGGAACCGTACCCCGTTTCACGTGCTGACCGGGTTCATGCCGTCAGGCCTCCCACACCTCGGGCACCTGATGGTCATGAAGGAGGTGGTCTGGCACGTCCAGCAGGGCGGGAACGGCTATGTTGCCATCGCCGACCGGGAGGCGCACGCGGTCCGCGGCATCTCGTGGGAGAAGTGCCGCGAGTACGGAAAGGAGTACCTCAAGGCTCTCTATGCCCTTGGATTTAAGGGCACGACCTACTACCAGAGCAAGAACGAGCGCTTAAAAGACCTTGCATTCGAGGCGTCCACAAAGGTGAACTTCTCCGAGATGGCGGCGATCTACGGGTTCGGACCCGAGACCTCGCTCTCCCATGCCATGAGCGTCGTCACCCAGGTCGCCGATATCCTCTATCCACAACTCGATGCTGGCCCTGCGCCCACCATCGTCCCGGTCGGCCTCGACCAGGACCCGCATATCCGGCTCACCCGGGATGTGGCCTATAAGCTCAGGATGTTCACGGTCGAGGACCGGGGCGATCACATCAGTGTCCGGTCGAAGAACGCGCCAGATGAGGCTCTTGAGGCCGTTCATCGGGCTTTCCCCGGCTCGAAAAAATACGGTGGCCATGTCGATCTTGTGGGTCTTCCGATGAGCCAGGTGGAGGATGCCGTCCGTAAGATCGAGATCGCTCACGGAGGGTTTGGGTTCTACCTCCCCTCGTCGACTTACCACATCTTCATGCCCGGGCTCCAGGGCGGAAAGATGTCAAGCAGCGTGCCCGAGAGTTTGATTGGTTATTATGAGTCAGACAAGTCGCTCAAGAAGAAGGTCATGGCGGCACTGACCGGCGGACGGATGACGCTTGAGGAGCAGAAGCGTCTTGGGGGGGAGCCCGACGCATGTTCGGTCTACCTCTTAAACCTCTTCCACATGCTCGAGGACGATATTGAACTCGCCGATCTCCGTCGCCGGTGTGAGAGCGGCGAACTCACCTGCGGGCAGTGCAAAAAGGAGACACTGGAGCGTGTGCAGGCGTTCCTTGCGGAACTGCGGGACAAGATGGATTCCGTCGAGCATCTTGCAGAGGAAGTGTGA
- the hisF gene encoding imidazole glycerol phosphate synthase subunit HisF: MVLTKRIIPCLDLKDGRVVKGTHFVGLRDAGDPVELAQRYNEQGADEVVFLDITATREDRSTIIDVVQRAADELFLPLTVGGGIRTIDDMKQILRAGADKVSINSSAVADPDLITRGAERFGTQCIVVAVDVRRNYRMEPGKTPVALADGRECWYEVVTHGGSRATGIDAVVWAAEAEERGAGEILLTSMETDGTKEGFDIPITRAISEEVGIPVIASGGVGTLEHFYTGFTEGKADACLAASVFHYGELTVRQVKEYLAERGIPVRL; encoded by the coding sequence ATGGTTTTGACCAAGCGGATCATCCCCTGCCTGGACCTCAAAGACGGGCGGGTAGTCAAGGGCACGCACTTCGTCGGCCTGCGCGACGCGGGCGATCCTGTGGAACTCGCCCAGCGCTACAATGAGCAGGGTGCGGACGAGGTGGTCTTCCTTGATATCACCGCCACCAGGGAAGACCGGAGCACAATCATCGACGTCGTGCAGCGAGCGGCCGATGAACTCTTCCTCCCGCTCACCGTCGGCGGCGGCATCCGGACAATCGACGACATGAAGCAGATCCTCCGTGCGGGTGCGGACAAGGTGAGCATCAACTCAAGCGCCGTCGCCGACCCGGACCTGATCACGCGTGGGGCGGAGCGGTTCGGCACCCAGTGCATCGTCGTCGCAGTGGACGTCCGGCGAAACTACAGAATGGAGCCGGGAAAGACCCCCGTTGCCCTCGCCGACGGCCGGGAGTGCTGGTATGAGGTCGTGACCCATGGCGGGAGCCGGGCCACGGGGATCGATGCCGTTGTATGGGCAGCGGAGGCCGAGGAGCGAGGGGCCGGCGAGATCCTGCTCACCAGTATGGAGACCGACGGGACAAAAGAGGGGTTCGATATCCCGATCACGAGAGCGATCTCGGAGGAGGTCGGGATCCCTGTAATCGCAAGCGGCGGCGTGGGGACGCTTGAGCACTTCTACACAGGATTCACGGAGGGAAAGGCTGACGCATGCCTTGCGGCAAGCGTCTTCCACTACGGGGAACTCACCGTCCGCCAGGTCAAGGAGTACCTGGCGGAGCGGGGTATCCCGGTACGGCTTTAA
- the pheS gene encoding phenylalanine--tRNA ligase subunit alpha, whose product MELTLNEKKLLVALGPAGSADAATLAERMETRREAVVQYANLASERGLVDVEKHVSRQYVLTEEGRAYAGRGLPERQVLESFEETIPMRDLQAHPLAKIAIGWMRKKGWVTIRDGVVQKTGNAALGPDETAFARVSETGAVEDGEGVADLARRGLVEEVETVAYTVSITPRGRELLAGGLDLREEVGTLTREQILSGEWKNLPLRRYDVTKLPKRAYPGKTHPYQRLLDEMRRVLFDMGFEEMAGGIVQSSFWNFDALFQPQDHPAREMQDTFFLGERWPLPAGYERVRDMHEHGGETSSTGWGGTWSAEKAKQCVLRTHTTSLSIQHLAAHPNPPVRAFCIGRVYRREAIDPTHLAEFEQLEGIVMDEGVNFRHLLGFLKEFYAKMGFEKVRFRPGYFPYTEPSVEPEVYVDGLGWVELGGAGIFREEVTAPFGIEHPVLAWGLGISRVAMLKLGLRDLRQLYRSDVEWIRETPTYGGRR is encoded by the coding sequence GTGGAACTGACGTTAAACGAGAAGAAACTCCTGGTTGCGCTGGGTCCGGCAGGGTCGGCCGACGCGGCCACCCTTGCGGAGAGGATGGAGACCCGCCGGGAGGCGGTGGTGCAGTATGCGAACCTCGCGAGTGAGCGGGGGCTTGTGGACGTGGAGAAGCATGTCTCCCGTCAATATGTCCTGACCGAAGAAGGGCGGGCCTATGCCGGACGAGGCCTCCCCGAGCGGCAGGTGCTTGAGAGTTTTGAAGAGACCATCCCGATGCGGGACCTCCAGGCCCACCCGCTTGCGAAGATCGCTATCGGCTGGATGCGTAAAAAAGGATGGGTCACCATCCGGGACGGGGTCGTGCAGAAGACCGGCAACGCCGCCCTGGGACCTGACGAAACCGCATTCGCCAGGGTGAGCGAGACCGGTGCGGTCGAGGACGGTGAAGGGGTCGCCGACCTCGCAAGACGCGGGCTCGTCGAAGAGGTTGAGACCGTCGCCTACACCGTCTCGATCACGCCCCGTGGCCGTGAACTCCTTGCGGGAGGGCTTGATCTGCGCGAAGAGGTGGGCACGCTCACCCGTGAGCAGATCCTCTCCGGCGAATGGAAGAACCTACCGCTCCGGCGCTATGACGTCACGAAGCTTCCAAAACGCGCCTACCCGGGCAAGACGCACCCATACCAGCGTCTCCTCGATGAGATGCGCCGCGTCCTCTTCGATATGGGCTTTGAGGAGATGGCGGGTGGGATTGTGCAGAGCTCCTTCTGGAACTTCGATGCCCTCTTCCAGCCGCAGGACCACCCCGCACGGGAGATGCAGGATACCTTCTTCCTTGGGGAGCGCTGGCCGCTCCCGGCGGGATACGAGCGTGTCCGCGATATGCACGAACACGGCGGCGAGACCTCTTCCACCGGTTGGGGCGGCACCTGGAGTGCCGAGAAAGCAAAGCAGTGTGTGCTCCGGACCCACACGACGAGCCTCTCGATCCAGCACCTGGCAGCACACCCGAATCCCCCGGTCAGGGCGTTCTGCATAGGCCGGGTCTACCGGCGGGAGGCGATCGACCCCACTCATCTAGCGGAGTTCGAGCAGCTCGAGGGGATCGTCATGGACGAAGGTGTCAACTTCCGTCACCTCCTCGGGTTCTTGAAGGAGTTCTACGCCAAGATGGGCTTTGAGAAGGTCCGGTTCCGCCCCGGCTACTTCCCCTACACCGAGCCCTCCGTGGAGCCGGAGGTCTACGTCGACGGGCTTGGCTGGGTTGAACTCGGTGGTGCGGGCATCTTCCGGGAGGAGGTGACCGCGCCCTTCGGGATCGAGCACCCGGTGCTCGCGTGGGGTCTCGGGATCAGCCGTGTGGCGATGCTAAAACTTGGGCTGCGCGATCTGAGGCAGCTCTACCGGAGCGACGTCGAGTGGATCCGGGAGACGCCAACCTACGGCGGGAGGCGGTAA
- the pheT gene encoding phenylalanine--tRNA ligase subunit beta, translated as MAIITLPYRYLERLAGTDRETLIDRIPMIGADIERIEEDHVDVEFFPNRPDLYSPEGVARAMRGFLGIEEGLPVYTTRPSGITFSVDPGLADIRPYLDSAVIRNVSLDEEAIESLMGLQEALHWAVGRGRSKVAIGVHDLDKVTPPFHYIASPRSRSFVPLDFEQEMTMEEILSDHPKGRDYAHLVEKFDKFPLIVDANDRVLSFPPIINGELTRVTTATKNILLDCTGTDRKAVMTAVNIICTALAEAGATIETVTVAGEEMPTLAPTERVVSVAECSRLLGIPLTPDEMARLLRRMRFEAEPDGDSHVRVLIPCYRADILHDWDIFEDVAIAYGIENFDAALPATTTVAKEHPITAIERAVRSVMIGLGYLEVIPFTLSNERVLYSMMQREPAPGTLRVLHPISEEQTVVRTDLLPLLMETLQANKHRELPQRLFAVGDVVEDCVTFQKAAGVSIHPGADFSEAYAAVDVLCRELSLPYTVVESTDPAFIDGRRGDIVVDGKIVGVFGEIHPAVLAAFDLEHSVAAFALDLKAVPGYPAPPGTP; from the coding sequence ATGGCAATAATCACACTACCCTACCGGTACCTGGAGCGGCTGGCCGGTACCGACCGAGAGACGCTTATCGACCGCATCCCTATGATCGGGGCCGATATTGAACGAATAGAAGAAGACCATGTGGACGTTGAGTTCTTCCCGAACCGGCCGGACCTCTACTCTCCCGAAGGTGTCGCGCGGGCGATGCGCGGCTTCCTAGGAATCGAGGAGGGGCTTCCGGTCTACACCACCCGCCCCTCCGGCATCACCTTCTCGGTCGATCCGGGTCTTGCCGATATCCGACCGTATCTGGACTCGGCCGTGATCCGGAACGTCAGTCTTGACGAGGAGGCTATCGAGAGCCTGATGGGTCTCCAGGAGGCGCTTCACTGGGCGGTGGGACGCGGGCGGAGCAAGGTGGCGATTGGTGTTCACGATCTGGATAAGGTCACGCCGCCTTTCCACTACATCGCCTCGCCCCGGAGCCGGTCCTTCGTCCCGCTCGACTTCGAACAGGAGATGACGATGGAGGAGATCCTCTCCGACCACCCGAAGGGCCGGGACTACGCCCACCTGGTGGAGAAGTTCGATAAGTTCCCGCTGATCGTCGATGCTAACGATCGGGTGCTCTCCTTCCCGCCGATCATCAACGGCGAGCTGACGAGGGTCACGACGGCGACGAAGAATATCCTGCTCGACTGCACCGGCACCGACAGAAAGGCGGTGATGACGGCGGTTAATATCATCTGCACGGCGCTTGCCGAGGCCGGGGCGACGATCGAGACCGTCACCGTCGCGGGAGAGGAGATGCCCACTCTTGCGCCGACAGAGCGGGTGGTCTCGGTCGCGGAGTGCTCCCGCCTCCTCGGCATCCCCCTCACGCCGGATGAGATGGCGCGGCTCCTCCGCCGGATGCGCTTTGAGGCCGAACCCGACGGCGACTCGCATGTTCGGGTGCTCATCCCCTGCTACCGCGCAGACATCCTCCACGATTGGGACATCTTCGAGGACGTGGCGATCGCCTATGGTATCGAGAACTTCGATGCTGCCCTCCCGGCGACCACCACGGTCGCAAAGGAGCACCCGATCACTGCGATCGAGAGGGCGGTTCGGTCGGTGATGATTGGTCTAGGATATCTTGAGGTGATCCCGTTCACCCTCTCAAACGAGCGGGTGCTGTATTCAATGATGCAGCGCGAGCCCGCTCCCGGAACCCTGCGGGTTCTTCACCCGATCAGTGAGGAGCAGACGGTGGTCAGAACCGACCTCCTTCCCCTGCTGATGGAGACGCTCCAGGCGAACAAGCACCGCGAGCTCCCGCAGAGGCTCTTTGCGGTGGGGGACGTGGTCGAGGACTGCGTCACCTTCCAGAAGGCCGCGGGGGTCAGCATCCACCCGGGCGCAGACTTCTCTGAAGCGTATGCAGCGGTGGACGTCCTCTGCCGCGAACTCTCGCTTCCCTACACGGTCGTGGAATCGACCGATCCCGCGTTTATCGATGGCCGCCGCGGGGATATCGTCGTCGATGGAAAAATAGTCGGGGTCTTTGGGGAGATTCACCCGGCGGTTCTCGCCGCCTTCGATCTTGAGCATTCGGTCGCGGCGTTCGCACTTGATCTTAAAGCCGTACCGGGATACCCCGCTCCGCCAGGTACTCCTTGA
- a CDS encoding ABC transporter permease has protein sequence MDLTRSLPEREAFASGSRTRFGRVTLALLTAVLLGIFLLFITLPVVSLFLRISPEAFLRSLGEPVVLDALALSLITAAVSTAIVVLFGTPLALVNARREYRGRELVDTLTDLPIVLPPAVAGIALLMAFGRRGVIGQYLDIFGIHIAFTTLAVVIAQVFVASPFYIRQAKASFEAVDRLYEDAARTLGASPATVAFRITIPLAWGGLVSGAILSFARALGEFGATIMFAGNFQGRTQTMPLAIYTTMQGDLDAAISLAIILVMISFAVIAAVKIAARRRY, from the coding sequence ATGGATTTGACCCGATCCCTGCCTGAGCGTGAGGCCTTCGCCTCCGGCAGCCGGACGCGGTTTGGGAGGGTGACACTTGCCCTCCTCACTGCCGTCCTCCTTGGGATCTTTCTCCTCTTCATCACGCTGCCGGTAGTCTCGCTCTTCCTGCGCATATCGCCGGAGGCGTTCCTCCGCTCGCTCGGCGAACCGGTGGTGCTCGACGCTCTCGCGCTCTCCCTCATCACCGCGGCGGTGAGCACGGCGATCGTTGTCCTCTTCGGGACGCCGCTTGCCCTGGTGAACGCCCGGCGGGAGTACCGCGGCAGGGAACTGGTCGACACCCTCACTGATCTCCCTATAGTCCTCCCGCCAGCGGTGGCGGGCATTGCGCTGCTGATGGCGTTCGGACGCCGTGGAGTTATCGGGCAGTACCTCGATATCTTCGGCATCCATATCGCCTTCACCACGCTTGCGGTCGTAATTGCTCAGGTCTTTGTCGCCTCGCCGTTTTACATCCGGCAGGCGAAAGCAAGTTTCGAAGCGGTCGACCGCCTCTACGAGGATGCTGCGCGAACCCTCGGAGCATCGCCCGCGACCGTCGCCTTCCGGATCACCATTCCACTCGCGTGGGGCGGGCTCGTCTCCGGGGCAATCCTCTCCTTCGCCCGAGCGCTTGGAGAGTTCGGCGCCACGATCATGTTCGCCGGGAACTTCCAGGGCAGGACCCAGACGATGCCGCTTGCTATCTATACGACCATGCAGGGCGATCTCGACGCCGCAATCAGCCTTGCCATCATCCTCGTGATGATATCGTTTGCGGTGATTGCCGCGGTGAAGATCGCCGCCAGGAGGAGGTACTGA
- a CDS encoding DNA-3-methyladenine glycosylase family protein: MTTTIDLLPDQPFDLDLTLSCGQAFRWEKVGRWWQGVVDGRAIRIRQDANRLTFFGADTEFIRDYFRLDQDLPSILSSIDRDPAISAAIEECRGLRLVTQPPWECLASYICATNTNIPAVKRRVALMAERYGEPIDGPFGTAYAFPEPDALAPCTRADLWECKLGYRTDYLREAACFASKNPNWAERVAALPFEEARQALMHLRGVGPKAADCVLLFGFGFYEAFPVDVWIHRIVAETYLPDLAGRKCTPADYDRIRRFAQGYFGEYAGYAQEYLYCARGPARRVQ, from the coding sequence ATGACAACGACGATCGATCTCTTGCCCGACCAGCCGTTTGACCTTGATCTGACACTCTCCTGCGGGCAGGCCTTCCGCTGGGAGAAGGTAGGCAGGTGGTGGCAGGGCGTCGTCGACGGCCGGGCAATCCGGATACGGCAGGATGCAAACCGGCTCACGTTTTTCGGGGCGGATACGGAGTTCATCCGCGACTACTTCCGGCTCGATCAGGATCTTCCTTCCATCCTCTCGTCAATCGACCGTGATCCTGCAATCAGCGCCGCCATAGAGGAGTGCCGCGGCCTCCGGCTTGTGACGCAGCCGCCGTGGGAGTGCCTGGCCTCATACATCTGCGCCACGAACACAAACATCCCCGCAGTGAAGCGTCGGGTCGCCCTCATGGCGGAGCGCTACGGGGAGCCGATAGACGGACCTTTCGGCACGGCATACGCGTTCCCGGAGCCTGACGCACTTGCTCCGTGCACCCGTGCGGACCTATGGGAATGTAAACTCGGCTACCGAACGGACTATCTCCGGGAGGCTGCTTGCTTTGCGAGCAAAAACCCCAACTGGGCAGAGCGGGTCGCAGCCCTCCCGTTCGAGGAGGCGCGGCAGGCCCTGATGCACCTTCGGGGCGTCGGGCCGAAGGCGGCGGACTGTGTGCTGCTCTTTGGATTCGGGTTCTATGAGGCGTTCCCGGTCGACGTCTGGATCCACCGGATCGTGGCGGAGACCTACCTCCCCGACCTCGCCGGGAGGAAGTGCACCCCGGCAGACTACGATCGGATCCGGCGGTTTGCGCAAGGCTATTTCGGGGAGTATGCCGGGTACGCCCAGGAGTACCTCTACTGCGCTCGTGGCCCGGCACGCCGGGTACAGTGA
- a CDS encoding sulfate/molybdate ABC transporter ATP-binding protein, whose translation MLSVHVTRHLRDFTLDVAFSVQPGETLVLIGENGAGKSTVLNLISGILTPKSGKIVLGDRTLYSDEERIDIPAENRNIGHLFQSYALFPHMTVFENVAFGLRCRKVPKAEIARVVAEQLRSMNLADLSDVNVARLSGGQRQRVALARALVLDPELLLLDEPLAAVDMRAQGAMRKELRDRLRNAGIPCIVVTHNLRDLLELGDRVCLIEEGRVAALGTPEEVLSMRDNEFIASFTGLEQ comes from the coding sequence ATGCTTTCCGTCCACGTCACAAGACACCTCCGGGACTTTACCCTCGACGTCGCGTTCTCAGTCCAACCCGGTGAAACCCTCGTCCTTATCGGCGAGAACGGAGCGGGCAAGTCCACGGTACTGAACCTGATCTCAGGCATCCTCACCCCCAAGAGTGGAAAGATCGTTCTCGGAGACCGGACACTCTACTCGGATGAAGAGCGGATCGATATCCCCGCCGAGAACCGAAATATCGGCCACCTCTTCCAGTCCTACGCCCTCTTCCCGCACATGACCGTCTTTGAGAATGTGGCGTTCGGTCTACGGTGCAGAAAGGTCCCCAAAGCCGAGATAGCCAGAGTCGTAGCGGAGCAGCTCCGCTCGATGAACCTTGCCGATCTTTCGGACGTCAACGTCGCCAGGCTTTCGGGTGGGCAGCGGCAGCGAGTTGCCCTCGCCCGGGCGCTGGTGCTCGATCCCGAACTCCTCCTCCTCGATGAACCGCTCGCCGCCGTCGATATGCGGGCTCAAGGAGCGATGCGGAAAGAACTTCGCGACCGTCTCCGGAACGCCGGCATCCCCTGCATCGTCGTCACTCACAATCTCCGTGATCTTCTCGAACTCGGCGACCGTGTCTGCCTCATCGAGGAGGGAAGGGTGGCGGCCCTGGGAACGCCGGAGGAGGTGCTTTCGATGCGGGATAACGAGTTTATCGCGAGTTTCACCGGATTGGAACAATAA